The Zingiber officinale cultivar Zhangliang chromosome 9A, Zo_v1.1, whole genome shotgun sequence genome window below encodes:
- the LOC122018572 gene encoding uncharacterized protein LOC122018572 codes for MGVLEALRTSSSRREIRSENRVGCLSGIFHFLSRQHNRSLKRLTSAKKTENSTVTITLPPPPPPTTLKTMDAGRRTCETTWSPTIPLPPTVAAIPDSPRRPPTVVARLMGLEEDTPAPSMAATPPEEDKRQELLHALEKCDEDLRALRRIIEAVRANEAASPVVSAARRVEPGAGISSKERCDGGDQPSPVSVLEAISSPRSRDSLSPNGKCTTQKATPFIATKIPRPSPTSVLFVDSRGDDNNKVTLSDDAQSCSFDHRKVFDETPKCNAIVEITQPSKGRGMARCRRWPRRSRATAKRSVGERWEDRFGEVENLGVLVELDILWEMVEELVVDMLELCWNLPSRSFESGCRCRKSLCF; via the exons ATGGGCGTTTTGGAGGCATTACGAACGTCGTCATCTCGCCGTGAAATCAGATCCGAAAACCGCGTCGGCTGCTTGTCCGGCATCTTCCACTTCCTCTCCCGTCAACACAACCGCTCCCTCAAACGCCTCACCTCCG CTAAGAAAACGGAGAACTCCACCGTCACGATTACCTTGCCTCCGCCTCCTCCGCCGACGACACTGAAGACGATGGATGCCGGCCGGCGAACCTGCGAGACTACGTGGAGCCCGACGATCCCACTGCCGCCCACCGTCGCCGCGATTCCGGACAGCCCTCGGCGCCCACCGACGGTGGTGGCGAGGCTAATGGGGCTCGAGGAGGACACACCCGCCCCCTCGATGGCTGCCACGCCGCCGGAGGAGGACAAGCGGCAGGAGCTACTTCATGCGCTGGAGAAGTGCGACGAGGACCTCCGGGCCCTGAGGCGGATCATCGAGGCCGTCCGCGCGAATGAGGCCGCCTCCCCCGTCGTATCGGCGGCGCGCCGGGTCGAACCCGGCGCTGGTATTTCGAGCAAGGAGCGCTGCGACGGCGGCGATCAACCGAGCCCCGTTTCGGTTCTCGAAGCGATATCGTCCCCTCGATCTCGCGACAGTCTCTCCCCAAATGGTAAGTGTACCACGCAGAAGGCGACGCCATTCATCGCGACCAAGATCCCGAGGCCATCGCCTACCAGCGTCCTCTTCGTAGATAGTA GAGGAGACGACAACAATAAAGTGACATTGTCCGACGATGCTCAAAGCTGCTCCTTCGACCATCGGAAGGTGTTCGACGAAACGCCCAAGTGCAACGCGATCGTCGAGATCACACAGCCGAGCAAGGGCAGGGGCATGGCGCGGTGTCGCAGGTGGCCCAGAAGGAGTCGGGCGACGGCCAAGCGTAGTGTGGGCGAGAGATGGGAGGACAGATTTGGAGAGGTGGAGAATTTGGGCGTGTTGGTGGAGCTTGACATCCTGTGGGAAATGGTGGAGGAGTTGGTGGTGGACATGCTTGAATTGTGTTGGAATTTGCCGTCACGGTCATTCGAGTCTGGATGTAGGTGCAGGAAGAGTCTGTGTTTCTAG